GTAATTTTCAGTCCTATTTCATTCAAATAGCGTGTAGCATACTCTATTTCCACTATTTCGATAGTATCTGAAATTGTTCTGGCTGACAGGTAATTGGACTTAATCATATCTTTTATTTCATTTTCCATTTTACTATCTGTAAGTTGATTGGTTAGCTTTTTTAATAGAATAATATACTGTTTAATACTCTCTCTTACTATAGGTTGATCTGTGGCTTCTTTAAGACAAGCTTCCAGCCACTCTATTATTGTTGTACGGTATGAAATACAATAATAGTGCTCATTTACCTTTAAATCATCTTTACTACCGTCTGATGGTTCTTCTCCATTTAAAGTGAGATAAAAAACTTTATTCCTTTCATAATTATGGTTTGCATATCTTTTAAGCTGAAAGGATTGGTCACTTGCATAAATTTTATTCTCTATACAAATAGTATTATTTATCCTATCTTTTATATAAATATCTACTCGCCCCCCTGTCTTGGTTAAATGGTTATTAGCTCCAATAGAGTATTCCAAAATTACCTGTGCAGAAGCAATATTAATTCTTTCATCTTTAATTTGTTGTAAGAACAATTGAAGAAAAGTGCTTCCAAAATTGTGTGAGCCTTTAGGGTTTAACAACTCACCCAAAAAAGCAGAATGTGTACCATTTTCTTTACTTTCCAATTTTAAGATAGAAAACACATTAAAATTTTCACCTTTTAGAACCGCAATCTCTTTTTGATGTTCAAGAATTCGCCCTGTATCTTTTAATAATTTTGCATAGATCGGAGTCTCTGTCATAATTTGGTTGTTATTTTAAACAATATCAATATAAGGTATATATATCGAATTGGATTCCTCCCGCTCTCATCGAAAAAACCAGTCTCTATGATGATTATCTATTTATTTGAGTTAAAATAGTTGTATCAGTAATCTTATCGTCATCGGCTAGTAAAAACGCCTTGCTTAAAACCAACGAAAGACCTCTATCGCCTTCAAAAGGCAAAAATATATTATCGGTATTAGTATCCTTACCTCTAGCCGGAACAATACATAAATACTGATCATTAGGTTCCATTAATATATTTGTACTCCCAATATGAATTTTATACACTCTTTTCTTTCCTTTGATTTTCAAGAACTTCCCTTCAAAAGACGCCACTTTTGCTATTTTCAATCTAGGTACTAATTTTTCAAGGATTTCTTTTCTTGTTTTTGCTACTTCTGTTAATTCTCCAAACGAGTAACTTGTCCAATAATCTCGGTATTGTGGCAAACCACCATTATCTCGCCATTCTGGGTCATTACCCACACTAGCCACACCAACAAACAAATCAACATCTCTCATTACTTCTGAAAGCACAATTTTTGGTATATCAATTAAATCTACAACTTCATTTTCATTATTTACAAAACGTACTTGATCGGTTGCAACATAATTCCAAATCCCAGCATCATTAAAAGCATCATCTGCATTCACTTCATTAATCCAAAACTGGGCTTCCAAATTATGTTCTTTAAGCGAAATAGAAGCTATATCTGCATCCCTACCATCATCATAAGCTCCCATCAATGAATATCTCCACCCCCTAATGCCTGTGAGAGCATTAAATTGATGCTGTTTTAATAAATGTGCCGCCATTCTATTACTATAGGATTTTGTATTGAGCTCTGCATCTGTCAAAATATACACTTCTCGATATGCTTGCTTCAATCCCTGTTGTATTTGCAATACTTCTAGTCTATTTCTCCATGCCAAAACATCATCAATGTTCGCATAAATGGGATGCCATAATCTTACTTCTGTATGGCTATCAATACTTGTTAATTCGTTACCATGAACATCATTCCATTTATCTTCAATCCATAATCCTGTTTCTTCCATTCCGTCCTTTTTAAAACTCCAAATCAAATTTTTTGCAATAAAACTAACCAGTCCATGATTCAAATAAAACTTCTCAAATTTCTCATATGTCCATACTCTTTCATACAAATACAACCTATCTATTCTATCCCTTTGGGCTGTTAAATATTTTTTTATTTGTACGATTGTTTCTTTTGCTTGTTTTAAGGTTTGTTTGTGTTTTGTCGAGGATTTTATAAATGTTGGCTCTGTTTTCTGTGTAGTTCCGTCTGGCTTTTTCCATGTAAGCAAAACTTTTCCCAAAGCCTTTATTTCTATTTCTAATGTATAGTCATCAAACAAATAGGTTTTGCAACCATCTATCAAACCAAAATCTGGTATGGATAATTCTTCTATTTCCGAGGTTGAAACCCCTAGTTTAACAGAAGAAGACTCTATGTACTTCTCAATAATTTCTTTTGTATTATTCTGTTTAATCCTAAGCTTTAATCTTGATAAATGACTGATTCCTTCTAATCCTTTCGTATTTCCTAAGGTATAAATACAGGCATTTCCAAGCCCTGCCGCTGTTGGTCCAACTCCTGGGATTTTTTCAAAACAACGTTCCGCTAATTTGGCAATTATATTAAGGGAATTGGAATCGTGAAATTTGGACATACTCCAAACAAGACCTTTCAAAAAAATAAGATTCTTCTCATTTAAAAATTCATGGCCCACATAATTATAAACCTGCCCTCCAGAATACACATGTTGTTTAGGCGTTTCGATTGTTTTTAAAGACGCTGAAAATTCAATCCATTCTTGGGTAACACTTTTATATTTGGGAATACCTATATCATTAATAATATCACTGGTTTCTTTTAAAAACTTTTGAGTAGGTTTTCCACTTGTTGCTTTCATAAACAAATGAAACAATGAAAACCATGAGTCTTGTAACTCTTTTTTTAAAGCCGCTATTTGCGGATTTACAAGTTGTGCCAGTCTATCATCAGGAAGTGTATATGGAGCCACGCTTCCTGATTCATTAGTGTTTTCAAAAAGTATTTTTTCAATTTTAACACGCACTTTTTCTAAATCAGTGCCATAATAGTATTTAGTTTGTTTTAATTGTTTCCAGCTAAGCAAATCATTTAAAAAAATCTTTAGACCATCAGCAAGACCTTCTTTTTTAACAATTCTCTCTATTTGCTGAATAGAAAAACCTATAGGCCAATCAACAAATCTTTTATTCTGGGCTTCATCAGAAATCTTAAATTCTTTAATTAGTTGAATTATTTCATCATTAGAAAAATCCAGATTGCTACGCATCAACAGATTAAACAGCTCATTATAAATATGTTTTTTCTTAAAAATATGATCGCGTCCTTGGTATCCTCCTGATTTTCTCGTAATCAGTTCAAAACTTTTTATTGGCTCTATAAGATAAAACAGTAAGTCTTTCTTGGTTGTAACATCCAACGATTTAATTTGGGCATAAGCTTTTAACTTTCCCATTGGGGCATTATAAAAATAACTATTGAATTGGGCATCTTTATAGGATTCCTCAACTAATTCATCAAGTATTTTATCAAATTCTTTATTAGATTTATAATTTTGGTTTTCACGCTTACCAAATAAATTACTTAGACTTTCTTTAATTCCCATAATTTAGCCTCCTACTAATTGTGTTAATTTAACGAAGTTAATTTCAGTATTTTTATTTACTAGAACTTCTTGTTCTAAATCACCCGCTTGCTGGTCGTCTATAAGTATGAAATAACCATTTTTTTGAAAAGCGTCATAAGCAATTAAAACTTGCTTTTCTACATCTATTTTTTGCTTTCTATCTCGAAGCTTAAAACCATTTAACGTTTTTTCAGCATTCGTGGGTTGTATCAAACCATTAAAATACTCAGGCAGTTTATTATTGTAAGCTTCAACTTCTGCTTCTACCCTTGCAGCAATTAAATCTTTTACAGTTGTTCTTTCATTAGCAACCGCTATTTTAATCTGGTTCAGAATATCACCTGTAAAAGTGACGTCTTTTAATATTAGTTCCATATCTCACTTTTTTATAACACTATTTTAAGCACTCCAATCGCTAAACTGCCCTTCAGCTTGTTGCATAATTTCTTGCAATATGTCATTTAGGATAGCAAGTGACATTTTCCCTCTTAATTCTTTTTTTACTGCTAACCTTATGGCTGCTTTGGCATTTTCTTTTTTTGTCCAATCTAGTTGTAAATTGGATTTTACCGCTTTTACAATGGCGTGTACAATATTTTGGATTGGACCTTCCTCTTTTATAATGTCTTGTTTTGCTGCCAGAATATCATAAAATGCTAATTCTTCTTCGCTCAGTCCTAACTCCTTTACACGATCATCATCATTTTGAAGTGCTTTTGCACGCTCCACCAATTCAGCTATGGTTGCATAACTATCTAAAGCATTGGAATGGTATCTATCAATTACCTTTTCTAGTTCTTCTTTTAGCGAAGTGTATTTTTTTATATTTTTATGAAGTCGTAATTTGATTTCGTCTTTTAGGATATTCTTAATCAATTCAATTTTCAAGGCGAGTCCGTCTTTTTCCTTTTTGGTTCCTAATAAAAAGGTTTCGTCTAAAATTGAAATATCTGGTTTTTCAATGCCTGCCATAGCGAACACATCGACAATATCTTCGGAATCGATACTTTGGCTTATCAACTCTTTTATTCGTTCTTGCTGTTCACTTCTGCTCGATTTTACCGATTTCGCATTTCTAACCGCTTTTGAAATATGCTGAATAAACAAGACATCGACGGCAAACTCCTGAATAGCACTTTGACTTTTTACGATAGACAACAAGCCTGATAATGTTTTTTCGGCTTTCATGAAATTATTAGAATCCTCGTCGTATTTAATAATGGCATTAACTGCTTGTTTAACTAGCAGTACCTTTTCGGCATCGCGTAAGGCTCGCCATTGACTATAATCAATCGTTTCTGGAATAAAAGTTTTGCAGATGTCTATTTGATTTAAAAACAATTCTAATGCTTGCTCAATATCAATAGTTGGCTGACCTTCTCCTCCACTTCCTGTATATTTAGTTGTAGCTGTTTTTAAGTTATCTCCAATACCAATATAATCGACTATAACCCCATTCTTTTTATCTTTAAAAACACGGTTTGTTCGGGTGATGGCTTGCATCAGGTTATGCCCTTTCATAATCTTATCTACATACATGGTGTGTACACAAGGCGCATCAAAACCTGTTAACCACATATCACGAACGATTACTATTTTTAAAGGATCCTCTTCTTTTCTAAATCGTTTTTTTAAACCTTCCGTCGCATCTTTAGTGCGTATGTGGTCATTCCATGTGATGGGGTCCTTAGAAATGTTTCCCGTCATAACTACTGCTACTTCAGGGCAACCTTCTAAAGCGGTTAATGCATTGTACATTTTTACACAATTACGTCTGCTCATGCAAACCACCATGGCTTTTCCTTTTAAGGTATTGGTTCTATTTGTAAAATGGTTTAATATATCGTTTGCTATTTTATTCACACGGTCTTCAGAGCCTGCGGCATCTTCAATAGCTGCCCATTTTAAATTCCCACTTTCTTCATTGGCTTCTGTAATTTCATCTGCATCATCATCTATATTTTCATTCCATAAATGGAGTTTTGCCAATCGTGGTTCATAAAAAATATTCACGGTAGCGTTATCATCTACAGACTGTTTAATATCATAGGTATGAATAACGTTTCCAAACACTTCCTGTGTATCAGCATCTTTACTATCTACAGGTGTTCCTGTAAAACCAATAAATGATGCATTTGGTAACGCTTTACGCATATTGGAGGCAAATCCATCCAATAAACCGTATTGGGTTCTATGTGCTTCATCTGCCATCACAATGATATTTTCACGCTCGGATAAGGTAGGGTGTTCCAATTCTCCTAATTGCTCGTCGGTGGTTTGTTTTAAGCGGAACTTTTCAATGGTTGTAAAAATGACACCACCTGCACCTGCCGACAGTAATTGCCTTAAATCGTCGGTGGTGTCGGCATGTTGTACATCACCCACCAAATCTTTGGCCAATACAAAGTTTTCATAGAGTTGCATATCTAAATCGCTGCGATCAACTTGCACCACAATGGTTGGGTTTTTCAATTCTGGAAGACTCCGTAAAATACCTGTATAAATGGCCATAGAAATACTTTTTCCTGACCCTTGTGTGTGCCAAATAACACCAATGCGACCATCACCAAACGGGCGCACCGATTTTTTAGCCGCTTCTACCGCAAAATTAACGCCGAAAAACTGATGGTACTTGGCACCTTTTTTTATGAGTGTGCCGTTGTGGTCTTCATGAAAAACAAAGTTTTTTATGTAATTAAGCAATCGGTCTTTTGGAAACAAACCAAACAACAGCGTGTGCATCTGAAAATCGTCTTCTTGTACGGTGTCTTTACCATTCATACTTTTCCAAGCCGAAAACCATTCCATACTTGAACTAAACATACCGTGTTGGGCTTCGTTACCATCGCTAATAATGGTTAAAGCGTTGTACTCAAACAACAACGGAATGTCTTTTTTGTAATGCTCTATTTGATTATGCGCTTCTTTTATATTCGTGTTTTCGTCGTACCAATTCTTTAACTCAAAAACAATTAAAGGCAAACCATTTATATAGATGATAATATCGGGGCGACGTTTATTTTTTCCTGTAATACTGAATTGATTGACTGCCCAAAAGGTGTTATTTTTAGGGGTATTAAAATCGATGGGGTAAATATGGATGGCTTTTTCTTTTCCGTCATTATCTTCATAAGTAAACTCTAAACCTTTGGTAAGTTTTAAATGAAATGTGCGATTTCTGTGTTCTAAATCCGCACCTTCGTTATTGGTGAATTCTGCAACCACCAGCGCTTGCATATCCTTTGGGAGTTCTGAATATTGCTTTTGAATAAAGCCTAACAACTGATCTTTTAAAACCACCTCATGATTGTTTTGTGGTAGTGTGGTTCCCGATTTATGTATGTACTTTAAATCGGTTAACCAATCAATAGTGGCTTGTTCTATGGTTGCTTCTTTGGTCATGACTTGTCATGCTGAACTTGTTTCAGCATCTCATTATTAATTACTAATTATCTGTTCAACTTGTTCTCTAAATTCTTTTAAACGCACTTCGCCACTGATTAGTTTTGGTAAAAGTGTGTCGCGAAGGTTAATTAGGGTTTGGTTTTCTTGAGTATTATTGAATATTTGATTATCCCATTTCTTTAATTTATTCTCAAATGCTTCTAAATTATTTTTTCCTGAATATAAAACATCTATATTTTCAAATGTAGATTTATTAATAATAGGCATTGTCGTTCCATCTCCCGCTAATCTTTTTAACAATGAATAATTATGAACAAAAAAACAATACATAAAAAGATAATCATTAGTCTTTAATGAATTAATTTGTTGGTTAGTCAAACAAGGGATTTTTGAAATTGACACTTTTCCCATATCTGAACCAATACATGTTACAATAACTGAATTTTCTGGAATGATATTTTTTTTATGCTTTTCCATTCCTGAAATTGAAATATAACGAGCTGCATTTAAAATATGTTTTCCATAGTTCTTAAAATCTGTTGGTGTTACAAAAGCCAAATCACTTCCAAAATGCTCAGGAAATTTCTGTGATGGCGTTTTTCCAGTAATAACTTCGCCAAAATCCTTAACTTTTTTAACCTCCCAACCTTTAGGAATTGGACCTAATTCGCTATCAACAAACTCACCACCAGCAGATTTATAGCCAATGGATTGAGATTCTGAAACAAGTTCAGGATGACTTTCCTTTATTACAGGAAAGTCAAAATCTACAAACCAATGTTTGTAAAGTGCCATTGCCATTTCTTCTAAAGTTTTATTGATGGCTAGGTTATTATCTATTTTATCGTCTATGGCTGTAAGGATTTGGGCTATGGCTTTTTGTTCTGGGAGAGGTGGAAGCTTAATTTCTATCTTATTTAACAGATTAGTTGTTAAACTAGGAATAGCTGTTCCAACGTCCATATTCGCAAAATCCAATATTTTAAGATTATAAAATAGGAATTTTGGAAATACTGCTTCTTTGTTGATTTTAGACCAAAACAACGTGTCAACCGTCCAAAACGGCTCATTTATATAATAAATATTGTTTAAAGAACCTTTGCGAGGAATTAGAATAGATTCGTCAACATATAAAAATTGATTTCCGTAACGCATAATCCCTCCAGTACCATAAATTGGAATATTGCCATTTTCAACTTTTTTATGATCTTTTCCATACTTTATTTCTAAAGTATCCGAAAGTTTATATTTTTTCCAGTTATTGGGCATTTAATTTTATTGTATTAGCGCGTTGGATTGAAATCACTTGTAAGTATTTATCATCCAGAATTTTAATTTTAACTCTATTTGAAATTCTCGTTCTGTACGGTCTAAAATTTATTTTATTAGAACCGTACATTAAAATAGAAATTGCTTCAAAAGCTTTTAATATTTCTATCGCATGGCCTAACCTATATTCTTTGTCATAACTAACGAATAAATAATATTTTTCTTTGAATGAAAATGAAGAGAATTGAAAAAGGGCTAAATCCTTGGAGGTAATTTTTATTTCTGGATAGGACGAACTAATTAGTTCATAATTATCCCTTGCATTCCTAGCGTCAATAATAGTAGATATTAGACCTTCTAAATTTGTTTCGAATACAATCTGCAGAAACTTTTCATTTTCATCATAGAAAGATCTATTACGTGAATTTACATTAAAAGATAATCTTTCTAACATTAACTTAGAATGCTCAAAATTATATACAATTGGCAGGTTATAACTCGTTATTTGATGCAATGCAAATAATTCTAAAAACTCTTTAACGGCATCAGGAGGATTTTCGGAATGATTGATAACAAAGTCATGAAATTGTATTTTGCTTTTAAATATTTCAGAAACAAAATCAGAAATTTTAAAAGAGGAAAGTGAGAAAGCAGGTGTATCTGTGCTTTGAGCGCAAAGTAATTCAATATTATTTTTTTTCCAAAATTCAATAATTATATAATTAATTTCTTCTTTTATTCCATTAATATTTTTTAATAAATGATAATACTTGTAAAAACTATAATCATTAACATTCCACAAATTATCATCGAAACTTGATAAATATTTTTCAAAAAGGATTATAGCATTTTCTGCAATATAGTCTTCATCAATTTCCCATAAATTTGTTTCAGTTTTAGACTCCCATAACTCCCCAATTATTAAAACCTTATTCTCGATTGAAAGATTTTCTCCTTCAAATATATTTGCCTTAAGCCAAGCAATAATTCCATAATTATCAGCATTACCATCTTTACTTATTTGCTTTTCAACATATACTGCAATTTTATTGAGCACCTCTTGTTCATTTACTTTAAACTCTTTGATATTATTTTGAATATTCAATAAGATCAACACAATATTCCTTTGAATTTCCTGATTATCCGAATTAAAATAATCGAGTCTATTAAATAATTGAGGTATTTTACCTTCTTGAAATATTTTTTTTATTAAATCCTGCCTAATATTAAAATCATCTTCCTGTATTAAAGTTTGAAACTCCTTTTCAATGAATACATTTTTGAAAACCTTTTGCTGCATTAGCATATGGAAATTATTATCCTTTCTGATTGAATTAAAACTTTCCACCTTATTTTCGTTTCCAAATAAATAGGCCAAAGTTTTTGATAGTAATAACTCATCCTCGCAATCAATACCTAAAGTCTTTTTTAAACAATCTTCATTAGGAGTTAATAGTAGATTAATCGAATAATTTTCCAAAAAAGTGTAATCATTATGTTTTACATTGCCAAGAGCAATTAAATCTAATACGTCATGTTTAGTTAATTTATTTTCCGTTTCATTATTCTCTTTTATTTTTAGTCTGTATTCACCATTATCATTTTCAAGGAAATCCAATGTGTTATGATTTAATAATTCCATAAACTTTGGAAATTTTAGTTTAAAATAGGTGAAATTCATAAAATCTTTGAAATTAATTTCTTCCTTTAAGAACTGAAAATCATAAATTATTTGATTAACTAAACGTTTTGCGTCCCTTATATTTTTTATGTAGTCATCAAAAAGGTTCATTTCGTGATTCAAACCTTTTTCGAGTTGCAGTTCGAATTCAGGATTATAGATTAAAAAAGCATCTTTTAACTTATTATAAACAATTGTTCTTAAATCTTTCTTGGAAATAGCTGGAAGATATATTTCCAATTGAAAAAATTTATCAATGAAACGTGTACTAGAAATATTGTTATCTGCTTTTAACCTTTTTATTACATAATCTTTATCCATTGCAACAACAAAAACAGTATTTCTAAAATCCGCTGTATTTCTAATCAGTTTTAATACTTGGCTTATTTCCTCTCCATTAAGTCGATCTAAATCATCTACAAAAACAATAATTTTTTTGTCAATTTCCTTTAATCTCTCATTAATACTATCATATAAATCCTTTGCGGAACCGTTATTAAAACTTACAATATGTTTATCAAAGAAATCTAAGACATTATCCCCTTTATATATGTCGGTAATTTTCTTTGCGTAATCTAATATTTGATTTGAAAGTTTGCCACTATATTTAGAAAGTTTATTACTTAAAGAAATGAAAAATTCATTAATAATATCTTCTTCTCTGTGGTTTAAATAAGGTAAAAAATGAATAACAACAATATCGTCCGAGTTTGTCTTTGAGATTCTATTTAGGGCAATGTTGATTATGCTTGACTTGCCATTTCCCCATGGCCCAACTAAACCAATTGTAAAGGATTTTTCATTTTTTTCGTTTTTTAATATACTAATTAGGCTATCTATTTTTGGTTTATAACTTAAAACGTCTTCTTCTTCGTTATTTATAGGATCGTCACTTGCATATAAATTTTTGGGGGTTTTAGTCAGAAACCTGCTAGTCGGAAATTTTGATTCAACAATACAACAAAATTTTATTACAATAAAAAACGTAGATCCTACAAATAGTGGAAAGATTAAATATGTAATATATTCTAGTCCAAAAATAGAATCAAATAAATAAACCCATGGTAAATTATCTTTATAATTTTTAAAAAAAATAGTAAGGAATAAAACAGATCCAAAGCAGAATTTTTGTGTAAATGAAGGTTGGTATTTGTGAAAAATTATTTTGAATAATAAAAAAACAGTCGTAAAAATTGATGATAATATTATTAGTACTTCCAAAAATTTGTTTAATGAACTCTCTTCAATAGTCAAAAAGTCTTCTATAAACTCAATTATGAAACCTTGAAAATAAAAAAAACAAAAAAGCAGCAATACGATCATAATAGCCTTTTTGGAGAAAAAGGTCTTTCCAATATTCTGTATTTCACCACTAAATCTTATCAAAATTCTCTAAAATTCTTTGTTGCAAATCATTTCCTTTTTCAAACTGCTTCTGTAATTGAGCTTTTAAACTTTCCATTTTATCTTCAAACAAGATACCATCATCTTCAACTTCCTCAGTACCCACATATATTCCGGGTGTGAGTTTATAATCTTGTTTTTTAACTTCTTCTATGGTGGCACTGTAGCAAAAGCCATCGATGTTTTCGTAAGCGAAGGACCCTTCGACTGCGCTCAGGGTGACAGGCGTATTTGCATTGCGCCATGCGTGGTAGGTTTCGGTGACCTTATTTATGTCTTCATCGGTAAACACACGTAGTTTCCGGCTTTCCATAGTACCCATTTTTGAGGTGTCTATAAATAGGATTTCGTTGGTACGTTCTCTATGTATACCATCCTTTCCATCTCTGTTTTTACTTAAAATAAATATACATGCAGGAATGCCTGTCGTTAAAAACAGCTTGTCTGGTAAGCGCACAATACAATCTACCATACTTTGATCTACCATGTGTTGGCGTACATTTTTTTCACCTTTATTATTCGAGGTCATCGCACCATTTGCCATAACAACACTCGCTGTTCCGGTATCGCTTAAATGACTCCAAAAGGTTTGCATCCACATGTAATTGGCATTACCATCGGTGGTAAACTCTTCTTTAGGTCCAAATAAACGTGGGTCGTTTTCGGGTAAATCTTCGGAATGCCATTGACTGACATTAAAAGGTGGGTTTACGATGATGAAATCCGCTTTTAAATTGGGGAATTTATCTTGTAATAAGGAATCTCCCAAGCGCACATCAAAGGATAAATCGCGTAAAGCAAGGTTCATTTTGCACAAACGGAGTGTGCCATCATAGCGTTCTTGTCCGTAAATGGAAATGTTGCGCTTGTCTCCACCATGTGCTTCTAAAAACTTTAAGGATTGAACAAACATACCACCAGAGCCACAAGCGGCATCAAAGATTTTACCTTCATAAGGCTCTATCATTTCAACCAATAATCTCACGATACTACCTGGTGTAAAGAATTGACCAGCACCCGAACCTTCGGCAATGGCGAACTTGCCAATATAATATTCATAAACTCGCCCTAGAATATCGCTTTCTGGATTTTCCTTTTCAGACAGTTTAGGGTTTGCCAACAGATTGATTAATCCTGCGACTTGTTTTGCCGTCAGTTGGCTTTTAACAAAAATACGTGGTAATATCCCCTTTAAGTCTGGTCTGTAAGTTGCCAAGGTTTCATCCAATAAATCGAAGGCATTATCAACCAATACTTTAATATTATCCTGTTCGGCGTTATCCTGTAAAAATTGCCAAGTCGCTTTCTCGGGTATGATGTAGGTGTTAAAGGATAGATATTCATCTGGATCTTCCAACACATAGTTTTGATCTTCTTTATTTTGTGTGTAGTAATCTGATTTCGGGTCGTTTAAAAAGGCTTTTAACGAATCTCTGCGCAACTCGTAACGCTCAGACACATGTTTTAAAAAAATTAACGGTAAAACAAAGTCTTTATATTGGTTTTCAGCTACTGCACCACGAAGTTCATTAGCAGCTTTCCATAATTCTTGTTCAAAATTAATATCAGCTTTTGGTTGGTTTTTAATCATTTAACAAATTATATAAACTAAAATTTAAACATATAGAATAGCGACAGTTTAAAGTCGCTGCTATCATTTACTAAAGGGAGACGATAAAGTTAAAAAAGAAAATGAGTTTTTAGATAGATTAGTGAAATTTCTTTCGATAAAACACATTATTAAAAAAAACAGTTTTATGCATAATTAAAGAAATCCTAATTTTAATGATTTTAATTCATTCTCATTATAGGAGAAATTTAGCCAGTCTTTAGATAG
This genomic window from Mariniflexile sp. TRM1-10 contains:
- a CDS encoding type I restriction-modification system subunit M produces the protein MIKNQPKADINFEQELWKAANELRGAVAENQYKDFVLPLIFLKHVSERYELRRDSLKAFLNDPKSDYYTQNKEDQNYVLEDPDEYLSFNTYIIPEKATWQFLQDNAEQDNIKVLVDNAFDLLDETLATYRPDLKGILPRIFVKSQLTAKQVAGLINLLANPKLSEKENPESDILGRVYEYYIGKFAIAEGSGAGQFFTPGSIVRLLVEMIEPYEGKIFDAACGSGGMFVQSLKFLEAHGGDKRNISIYGQERYDGTLRLCKMNLALRDLSFDVRLGDSLLQDKFPNLKADFIIVNPPFNVSQWHSEDLPENDPRLFGPKEEFTTDGNANYMWMQTFWSHLSDTGTASVVMANGAMTSNNKGEKNVRQHMVDQSMVDCIVRLPDKLFLTTGIPACIFILSKNRDGKDGIHRERTNEILFIDTSKMGTMESRKLRVFTDEDINKVTETYHAWRNANTPVTLSAVEGSFAYENIDGFCYSATIEEVKKQDYKLTPGIYVGTEEVEDDGILFEDKMESLKAQLQKQFEKGNDLQQRILENFDKI
- a CDS encoding KAP family P-loop NTPase fold protein yields the protein MEVLIILSSIFTTVFLLFKIIFHKYQPSFTQKFCFGSVLFLTIFFKNYKDNLPWVYLFDSIFGLEYITYLIFPLFVGSTFFIVIKFCCIVESKFPTSRFLTKTPKNLYASDDPINNEEEDVLSYKPKIDSLISILKNEKNEKSFTIGLVGPWGNGKSSIINIALNRISKTNSDDIVVIHFLPYLNHREEDIINEFFISLSNKLSKYSGKLSNQILDYAKKITDIYKGDNVLDFFDKHIVSFNNGSAKDLYDSINERLKEIDKKIIVFVDDLDRLNGEEISQVLKLIRNTADFRNTVFVVAMDKDYVIKRLKADNNISSTRFIDKFFQLEIYLPAISKKDLRTIVYNKLKDAFLIYNPEFELQLEKGLNHEMNLFDDYIKNIRDAKRLVNQIIYDFQFLKEEINFKDFMNFTYFKLKFPKFMELLNHNTLDFLENDNGEYRLKIKENNETENKLTKHDVLDLIALGNVKHNDYTFLENYSINLLLTPNEDCLKKTLGIDCEDELLLSKTLAYLFGNENKVESFNSIRKDNNFHMLMQQKVFKNVFIEKEFQTLIQEDDFNIRQDLIKKIFQEGKIPQLFNRLDYFNSDNQEIQRNIVLILLNIQNNIKEFKVNEQEVLNKIAVYVEKQISKDGNADNYGIIAWLKANIFEGENLSIENKVLIIGELWESKTETNLWEIDEDYIAENAIILFEKYLSSFDDNLWNVNDYSFYKYYHLLKNINGIKEEINYIIIEFWKKNNIELLCAQSTDTPAFSLSSFKISDFVSEIFKSKIQFHDFVINHSENPPDAVKEFLELFALHQITSYNLPIVYNFEHSKLMLERLSFNVNSRNRSFYDENEKFLQIVFETNLEGLISTIIDARNARDNYELISSSYPEIKITSKDLALFQFSSFSFKEKYYLFVSYDKEYRLGHAIEILKAFEAISILMYGSNKINFRPYRTRISNRVKIKILDDKYLQVISIQRANTIKLNAQ